The following coding sequences are from one Musa acuminata AAA Group cultivar baxijiao chromosome BXJ2-4, Cavendish_Baxijiao_AAA, whole genome shotgun sequence window:
- the LOC103980833 gene encoding scarecrow-like protein 15 yields MKHSEARTDSPRTHRRYAVPSKPLLLDSSPDNLNTNSILFAPNLFYEPTSVLDPRLTSRFVTAPSAAPAGVCEPPRLFRGGGNSHQHFPSSDQWYTASWLLPETPDFSPLPDDVNPSFLNSHFDIPFDSFAAGDLVSSPSPGFDRSQLESLIRAAYYLESNDFDAARVILSRLNQHIPSTVVSPLQRAVSLFKEALLGLLCPSTAEPPIPALELVRHIDDHKVFSDLSPVPHFATFTATQILIETLDGGARSIHLVDFDFGLGVQWSSFAQELAERSGASLSSPPAVRITAFIAEESAETAFAAENLRDFARNLKISLVVNFVRVGGLGKLALNDVVLSGAGEPTAVVLTPSAFRLFGSGDGAQVSTATLLRFVRRASPRVVVFVDTDGGATSGVAVAHPTLSLQRRVSEGVGHYAALLESVAEAAAATGAGEGAVQQVARAVVRPWVAATVGEWPVRLGPWREILAGAGWVPLHLSEIAESQAKWLVQRAPVDGHHVARRNRALVLSWRGRELACTSAWRC; encoded by the coding sequence ATGAAGCATTCCGAGGCCCGCACTGACTCCCCTCGGACTCATCGCCGGTACGCTGTGCCTTCCAAACCCCTCCTCCTCGACTCCTCTCCCGACAACCTCAATACTAACAGCATCCTCTTCGCGCCCAACCTCTTCTACGAGCCCACCTCCGTCCTCGACCCACGCCTCACCTCCAGGTTTGTCACCGCCCCGTCGGCCGCACCCGCCGGCGTCTGCGAACCCCCTCGCCTCTTCCGAGGCGGCGGCAACTCTCACCAACACTTCCCCTCCTCGGACCAATGGTACACCGCCTCCTGGTTGCTTCCTGAAACCCCTGACTTTTCCCCCCTTCCCGACGACGTCAACCCCTCTTTCCTCAACTCCCACTTTGACATCCCCTTCGACTCTTTCGCCGCCGGCGACCTCGTTTCGTCGCCGTCCCCCGGCTTCGACCGTTCCCAGCTCGAGTCGCTCATCCGCGCCGCCTATTACCTGGAATCCAACGATTTCGACGCGGCACGCGTGATATTGTCGCGGCTCAATCAACACATACCCTCTACGGTGGTCTCCCCTCTCCAAAGAGCTGTCTCTCTCTTCAAGGAGGCGCTTTTGGGCCTGCTCTGCCCCTCCACCGCCGAGCCGCCCATCCCTGCCCTGGAGCTCGTCCGACACATCGATGACCATAAGGTCTTCTCGGACCTCTCTCCCGTTCCTCACTTCGCCACCTTCACCGCCACCCAGATCCTCATCGAGACGCTCGACGGTGGCGCCCGGTCCATCCACCTCGTTGACTTCGATTTCGGCCTCGGCGTGCAGTGGTCGTCCTTCGCGCAGGAGCTCGCCGAGAGGAGCGGCGCCTCCCTCTCCTCCCCGCCTGCCGTGCGCATCACAGCCTTCATCGCGGAGGAGTCCGCTGAGACGGCTTTTGCGGCGGAGAACCTTCGCGACTTCGCCCGTAACCTCAAAATCAGCCTCGTCGTCAACTTCGTCCGAGTGGGCGGCCTCGGAAAGCTCGCCCTCAATGACGTCGTCCTCTCCGGCGCCGGGGAGCCCACGGCCGTCGTCCTCACGCCCTCCGCATTTCGCCTCTTCGGCAGCGGCGACGGCGCACAGGTGTCCACCGCCACGCTACTCCGCTTCGTCCGCCGTGCATCACCGCGGGTCGTGGTGTTCGTCGACACGGACGGCGGCGCCACTTCCGGGGTAGCGGTCGCCCACCCCACGCTATCGCTGCAGCGGAGGGTGTCGGAGGGGGTGGGACACTATGCGGCGCTGCTGGAGTCGGTGGCGGAAGCGGCGGCCGCGACGGGAGCTGGGGAAGGGGCGGTGCAACAGGTGGCGCGGGCGGTGGTGCGGCCGTGGGTGGCGGCCACGGTGGGAGAGTGGCCGGTGCGGCTGGGCCCGTGGCGAGAGATACTCGCTGGGGCCGGATGGGTTCCCCTACACCTCAGCGAGATTGCCGAGTCGCAGGCCAAGTGGCTGGTGCAGCGAGCCCCGGTGGACGGCCACCACGTGGCGAGGAGAAACAGGGCCCTCGtgctgagctggagggggagggaGCTGGCATGCACGTCAGCCTGGAGATGCTAA
- the LOC103980834 gene encoding zinc finger protein GAI-ASSOCIATED FACTOR 1, giving the protein MTISNSGSGEASISSSDRLRAPAPPSPLPPPSIAVVKKKRNLPGTPDPEAEVVALSPRTLLATNRFVCEICSKGFQRDQNLQLHRRGHNLPWKLRQRTGKEPRKRVYVCPEAGCVHHDPSRALGDLTGIKKHFCRKHGEKKWKCDKCSKKYAVQSDWKAHSKICGTREYRCDCGTLFSRRDSFVTHRAICDALAEESSKTASPPTDPKPSAEDDGEAAAVAETTAAAAVVAPPFSLQQVEPLVRQELENPIGSLQYVPPPSTSIAYTSCATASSSSRSNTSLFASLFASSITTAAAHTTTFLSDRMGAVGHDDRPLMEPPSLGLATNGGPASLFSPQAQAHGRRPFAPPAPSPHMSATALLQKAAHMVATPTGSSFLKGFGLDAPTGHQEKMIQGSNLQWGQQHHHHQPETEPGAPMLSAWLGLGLAYEPDLMTGSSSLFRAKPATTLDLLGLAMGAVGGSAKGGLSALTTSAGGGIDMRSAAATGEWKGAERKPASPSVL; this is encoded by the exons ATGACTATCTCCAACTCCGGCTCCGGCGAGGCCAGCATCTCCTCCTCTGACCGGCTCCGGGCCCCTGCGCCACCTTCTCCTCTGCCGCCTCCGTCGATTGCGGTGGTCAAGAAGAAGAGGAACCTCCCAGGAACGCCAG ATCCGGAGGCGGAGGTGGTCGCGCTGTCGCCGAGGACCCTGCTGGCCACCAATCGATTCGTGTGCGAGATCTGCAGCAAGGGATTCCAGCGGGATCAGAACCTGCAGCTACACCGGAGGGGGCACAACTTACCGTGGAAGCTGCGGCAGCGCACCGGGAAGGAGCCGCGGAAGCGGGTGTACGTGTGCCCGGAGGCGGGCTGCGTGCACCACGACCCGTCGCGGGCGCTCGGCGACCTCACCGGCATCAAGAAACACTTCTGCCGCAAGCACGGCGAGAAAAAGTGGAAGTGCGACAAGTGCTCCAAGAAGTACGCCGTGCAGTCCGACTGGAAGGCCCATTCCAAGATCTGCGGCACCCGCGAGTACCGCTGCGACTGCGGCACCCTCTTCTCCCG GAGGGATAGCTTCGTCACCCACAGAGCAATCTGCGATGCGCTGGCGGAGGAGAGCTCGAAGACAGCGTCGCCGCCGACAGACCCAAAGCCCTCTGCAGAGGACGACGGAGAGGCAGCTGCAGTTGCGGAAACGACAGCAGCGGCCGCAGTGGTCGCGCCACCATTTTCGCTACAACAGGTGGAGCCGCTGGTTCGGCAAG AGCTGGAGAACCCAATTGGATCGCTACAGTACGTGCCACCTCCGTCAACGTCGATCGCCTACACCAGCTGCGCCACCGCCAGTAGCAGCAGCAGGAGCAACACTAGCCTGTTTGCGAGCCTCTTCGCGTCAAGtatcaccaccgccgccgctcacACCACCACCTTCTTGTCGGACCGCATGGGCGCCGTGGGCCATGACGACCGGCCCCTAATGGAACCTCCCTCGCTTGGTCTCGCCACGAACGGAGGGCCAGCATCGTTGTTCTCGCCGCAGGCACAAGCTCATGGCCGACGTCCGTTCGCACCACCGGCGCCTTCCCCGCACATGTCCGCGACCGCGCTGCTGCAGAAGGCAGCTCATATGGTCGCCACGCCGACCGGGTCATCCTTCCTCAAAGGATTCGGCCTCGATGCTCCAACAGGGCATCAGGAGAAGATGATCCAGGGTAGCAACCTGCAATGGGGCcagcagcaccaccaccaccaaccagAAACGGAGCCAGGAGCACCAATGCTATCGGCATGGCTGGGGCTCGGACTCGCTTATGAGCCGGACCTGATGACGGGGTCCTCGTCGTTGTTCAGGGCAAAGCCGGCGACGACGCTGGACTTGCTGGGTTTAGCAATGGGGGCAGTCGGTGGTTCCGCCAAAGGCGGGCTATCGGCATTGACGACTTCGGCCGGCGGTGGAATCGACATGAGATCTGCAGCGGCGACTGGAGAGTGGAAAGGAGCGGAGAGGAAGCCGGCTAGCCCCTCAGTTCTGTAG
- the LOC103980835 gene encoding aspartic proteinase 36: MARSRDRGAAASCFLFLLFLVVGAAGTPEPSLQALSIPGGRSHLVLPLVLSRANSTRRSAVARRFLGRQLTANARMRLYDDLLTNGYYTTRLFIGTPPQEFALIVDSGSTVTYVPCSTCEQCGNHQDPRFQPDLSSTYEPVKCNVDCTCDKEQKQCVYERQYAEMSSSSGVLGEDFISFGKESELKPQRAVFGCENSETGDLFSQHADGIIGLGRGQLSIMDQLVEKGVINDSFSLCYGGMDIGGGAMVLGEITPPPDMVFSRSDPVRSPYYNIELKEIDVDGKPLQLDPKIFDSRHGTVLDSGTTYAYLPEEAFIAFRDAIMSKLSLKQIPGPDPNYKDICFSGAGSDVSELSKFFPKVEMVFGNGENLSLSPENYLFRHSKVSGAYCLGIFQNGKDLTTLLGGIIVRNTLVSYDRQNEKIGFWKTNCSVLWERLHIGGVPSPAPSENTHATMNDSPAPSPSDLFDHFEIGLITFDMTLNITYAKLLPHTEELAELIAHELEVDKNQVHLINITSEGNGTLMRWSIFPAGSSNFFSNTTVMDIISRLTEHRVHLPEDFGSYQLVEWNVEPPSRRTWWQWHTVALLVGVSMVILLSFTTLTVWYIWRRNKGPGQYRPVDSPLPEQELQPL; this comes from the exons ATGGCACGCTCGAGAGATCGAGGTGCCGCagcctcctgcttcctcttcctcctcttcctcgtcgtGGGCGCCGCTGGAACGCCGGAACCCTCCCTCCAGGCCCTCTCCATTCCCGGAGGCCGTTCGCACTTGGTGCTGCCGCTCGTGCTTTCCCGCGCGAACTCCACCCGCCGATCCGCCGTGGCGAGACGATTTCTCGGCCGGCAGCTCACGGCCAACGCCCGCATGAGGCTCTACGACGATCTCCTCACCAATGG GTATTACACTACGAGGCTCTTTATCGGGACACCGCCTCAGGAATTTGCATTGATCGTGGACTCTGGGAGCACTGTCACATACGTTCCTTGCTCCACCTGCGAGCAGTGTGGGAATCATCAG GACCCAAGATTTCAACCTGATTTGTCAAGTACATATGAACCTGTAAAATGCAATGTTGATTGTACCTGTGATAAAGAGCAAAAGCAGTGTGTTTATGAGAGGCAATATGCTGAAATGAGCTCCAGCAGTGGTGTGCTTGGTGAGGACTTCATATCATTTGGAAAAGAAAGTGAGCTTAAACCTCAGCGTGCTGTTTTTGGCTGTGAAAATTCTGAAACTGGTGATTTGTTTAGTCAACATGCTGATGGCATAATTGGGCTCGGCCGTGGGCAGCTCAGTATAATGGACCAGCTCGTCGAAAAGGGTGTTATTAATGATTCATTTTCTTTATGCTATGGGGGGATGGATATTGGTGGAGGTGCTATGGTTCTTGGTGAGATAACTCCACCTCCTGACATGGTTTTTTCCCGATCAGATCCTGTTCGCAG CCCATACTACAATATTGAGCTGAAGGAAATAGACGTGGATGGTAAGCCGCTGCAGTTAGATCCAAAGATATTTGATAGCAGACATGGCACAGTGTTGGATAGTGGAACCACATACGCATATCTACCAGAAGAAGCATTTATAGCATTTAGAGATGCT ATCATGAGTAAGCTATCTCTTAAGCAAATTCCTGGACCGGATCCAAATTACAAGGATATCTGCTTTTCTGGTGCTGGAAG TGACGTCTCTGAACTCTCAAAGTTCTTCCCAAAGGTCGAGATGGTATTTGGCAATGGAGAAAACCTTTCACTTTCACCAGAGAACTACTTGTTCCGG CACTCGAAGGTTAGTGGTGCTTATTGCTTGGGAATATTTCAGAATGGAAAAGACTTGACAACACTTTTGGGGG GTATTATTGTTCGCAATACTCTGGTAAGTTATGACCGTCAGAATGAAAAGATTGGATTTTGGAAGACCAACTGTTCTGTATTATGGGAGAGATTGCATATTGGTGGAGTCCCTTCACCTGCACCTTCAGAAAACACACATGCAACAATGAATGACTCACCAGCTCCTTCTCCTAGTGATCTATTTG ATCATTTTGAAATTGGGCTCATTACCTTTGATATGACTTTGAATATTACATATGCCAAACTGTTGCCCCACACAGAGGAACTAGCAGAGCTAATCGCACACGAGCTAGAAGTTGATAAAAATCAG GTtcatttaataaatataacaagcgagGGAAATGGCACCCTGATGAGATGGTCAATCTTTCCAGCTGGATCTTCTAATTTCTTTTCTAATACCACAGTGATG GATATAATATCTCGTTTAACTGAGCATCGAGTTCACCTTCCGGAAGATTTTGGAAGTTATCAGTTGGTTGAATGGAATGTTGAGCCTCCATCAAGAAG AACTTGGTGGCAATGGCATACGGTTGCACTTCTGGTGGGAGTATCAATGGTGATTTTACTCAGCTTTACGACCCTCACGGTGTGGTACATTTGGAGACGGAACAAAGGGCCTGGGCAATACAGGCCAGTGGATTCACCTCTTCCTGAACAAGAACTTCAACCTTTGTAG